The following are from one region of the Klebsiella aerogenes genome:
- the glnE gene encoding bifunctional [glutamate--ammonia ligase]-adenylyl-L-tyrosine phosphorylase/[glutamate--ammonia-ligase] adenylyltransferase — protein MMPLSSQLQQHWQTVVNRLPADFPLQTLSSQAQSVMTFSEFVEQSLVAQPQWLAELESAPPQADEWRHYGDWLAELLRNVTDEAALMRELRQFRRRIMVRIAWAQALLLVSEESSLQQLSALAETLIVAARDWLYTACCREWGTPCSAQDEAQPLLILGMGKLGGGELNFSSDIDLIFAWPEHGATQGGRRELDNAQFFTRLGQRLIKVLDQPTQDGFVYRVDMRLRPFGDSGPLVLSFAALEDYYQEQGRDWERYAMVKARIMGDNDGVYANELRAMLRPFVFRRYIDFSVIQSLRNMKGMIAREVRRRGLKDNIKLGAGGIREIEFIVQVFQLIRGGREPALQLRALLPTLAAIDELHLLPEGDAAQLREAYLFLRRLENLLQSINDEQTQTLPQDELNRARLAWGMRVADWQMLSEQLEEQMRRVRRVFNELIGDDEAQSPDEQLEEYWRELWQDALEEDDTTPALAHLDDNDRRSVLALIADFRKELDRRTIGPRGRQVLDQLMPHLLSEVCSRADAPLPLARITPLLTGIVTRTTYLELLSEFPGALKHLISLCAASPMVASQLARHPLLLDELLDPNTLYQPTATDAYRDELRQYLLRVPEDDEEQQLEALRQFKQAQLLHIAAADIAGTLPVMKVSDHLTWLAEAMIDAVVQQAWLQMVSRYGLPTHLRDRQGRGFAVVGYGKLGGWELGYSSDLDLVFLHDCPMEVMTDGEREIDGRQFYLRLAQRIMHLFSTRTSSGILYEVDARLRPSGAAGMLVTTADAFADYQRNEAWTWEHQALVRARVVYGDPALQARFDAIRRDILTTPREGETLQTEVREMREKMRAHLGNKQRDRFDIKADAGGITDIEFITQYLVLRYAHEKPKLTRWSDNVRILELLAQNDIMDDDEARALTHAYTTLRDALHHLALQEQPGNVAPDAFGGERQQVSASWQKWLMA, from the coding sequence ATCATGCCGCTTTCTTCGCAGTTACAGCAGCACTGGCAGACGGTTGTAAACCGGCTTCCGGCAGATTTTCCCCTGCAAACGTTAAGTTCGCAGGCGCAGTCGGTGATGACGTTCAGCGAATTCGTGGAACAGAGCCTGGTTGCCCAGCCGCAGTGGTTGGCCGAACTGGAAAGCGCGCCGCCGCAGGCCGACGAGTGGCGCCATTACGGCGATTGGTTGGCGGAGCTGTTGCGGAACGTGACTGACGAAGCCGCGCTGATGCGCGAGCTGCGCCAGTTCCGCCGCCGTATTATGGTGCGCATTGCCTGGGCGCAGGCACTGTTGTTGGTCAGCGAAGAGAGCAGTTTGCAGCAGCTTAGCGCGCTGGCGGAGACCTTAATCGTCGCCGCCCGCGACTGGCTGTACACCGCTTGTTGCCGGGAGTGGGGCACACCGTGCAGTGCGCAGGACGAAGCGCAGCCGCTATTGATCCTCGGAATGGGAAAGCTGGGCGGTGGCGAGCTTAATTTCTCTTCCGATATCGATCTGATTTTTGCCTGGCCGGAACACGGCGCTACCCAGGGCGGGCGTCGCGAACTGGATAACGCCCAGTTTTTCACCCGCCTGGGTCAGCGGCTGATCAAAGTATTGGATCAGCCTACGCAGGACGGCTTCGTGTACCGCGTGGATATGCGCCTGCGCCCGTTTGGCGACAGCGGCCCGCTGGTGCTGAGCTTCGCGGCGCTGGAAGACTATTACCAGGAACAGGGGCGTGACTGGGAGCGCTACGCGATGGTGAAGGCGCGGATCATGGGGGACAACGACGGCGTTTACGCTAACGAACTACGCGCCATGCTGCGCCCGTTCGTGTTCCGCCGTTACATCGATTTCAGCGTCATTCAGTCTTTGCGCAACATGAAAGGGATGATCGCCCGCGAAGTGCGCCGCCGCGGCCTGAAAGACAACATTAAGCTTGGCGCGGGCGGCATTCGCGAAATTGAATTTATCGTGCAGGTTTTCCAGTTGATCCGCGGCGGTCGTGAACCGGCATTACAGCTGCGTGCGCTGTTGCCGACGCTGGCCGCTATTGACGAGCTGCATTTGTTGCCGGAGGGCGACGCTGCGCAGTTGCGTGAAGCCTACCTGTTTTTGCGCCGTCTCGAGAACCTGCTGCAAAGCATTAACGATGAGCAAACGCAAACCCTGCCGCAGGATGAACTCAACCGCGCGCGTCTGGCGTGGGGGATGCGCGTTGCCGACTGGCAGATGCTCAGCGAGCAGCTTGAAGAACAGATGCGCCGCGTGCGTCGCGTCTTCAACGAGCTCATCGGCGATGACGAGGCGCAATCGCCGGATGAGCAACTGGAAGAGTACTGGCGCGAGCTGTGGCAGGACGCACTGGAAGAGGATGACACCACGCCAGCGCTGGCGCATCTCGACGATAACGACCGGCGTAGCGTACTGGCGCTGATTGCCGATTTCCGCAAGGAACTCGACCGGCGCACTATCGGCCCGCGTGGGCGGCAGGTGCTCGACCAACTGATGCCGCATCTGCTGAGTGAAGTCTGCTCACGGGCGGATGCCCCGCTGCCGCTGGCGCGGATCACGCCGTTGCTGACCGGCATCGTCACCCGTACTACCTACCTGGAGCTGCTCAGCGAATTCCCGGGTGCCTTAAAACACCTGATTAGCCTGTGCGCCGCCTCGCCGATGGTTGCCAGCCAGTTGGCGCGTCATCCGCTGCTGCTGGACGAACTGCTGGATCCGAATACGCTGTATCAGCCGACGGCGACCGATGCCTACCGCGATGAGCTGCGCCAGTATCTGCTGCGTGTACCGGAAGATGACGAGGAACAGCAACTGGAAGCGCTGCGCCAGTTTAAGCAGGCGCAGCTGCTGCATATCGCCGCTGCCGACATCGCCGGGACGCTACCGGTGATGAAAGTGAGCGATCACTTAACCTGGCTGGCTGAGGCGATGATCGATGCGGTGGTACAGCAGGCGTGGCTGCAGATGGTGTCCCGTTATGGCTTACCGACCCACCTGCGCGATCGCCAGGGACGCGGTTTTGCGGTAGTAGGATACGGTAAGCTTGGCGGTTGGGAGTTGGGTTATAGTTCTGACCTCGATCTGGTTTTCCTCCACGACTGTCCGATGGAAGTGATGACCGACGGCGAACGGGAAATCGATGGCCGTCAGTTCTATCTGCGCTTAGCCCAGCGGATCATGCATCTGTTCAGCACCCGCACTTCGTCGGGCATTCTGTACGAAGTGGACGCTCGCTTACGTCCCTCCGGGGCGGCGGGCATGTTGGTGACCACCGCTGACGCTTTTGCCGATTATCAGCGTAACGAAGCCTGGACCTGGGAACATCAGGCGTTGGTCCGTGCCCGCGTCGTGTATGGCGACCCGGCGCTGCAGGCGCGCTTTGACGCGATTCGCCGCGACATTCTGACCACCCCGCGCGAAGGGGAGACGCTGCAAACGGAAGTGCGGGAAATGCGTGAAAAGATGCGCGCGCATTTGGGCAATAAGCAGCGCGATCGCTTTGATATCAAGGCCGATGCCGGCGGGATCACCGATATTGAGTTTATCACCCAGTATCTGGTGCTGCGCTACGCGCATGAGAAGCCGAAACTGACGCGCTGGTCTGATAATGTGCGCATTCTGGAGCTGTTGGCGCAAAACGACATTATGGACGATGACGAGGCGCGGGCATTAACCCATGCCTACACCACGCTACGCGATGCGTTACACCATCTGGCGCTGCAAGAGCAGCCGGGCAACGTCGCGCCGGATGCCTTCGGCGGCGAACGCCAGCAGGTGAGCGCCAGTTGGCAGAAATGGTTGATGGCTTAA
- the glgS gene encoding cell surface composition regulator GlgS → MNHNDMYSMNNFDFLARSFARMRAQGHSVDLQAIVGNMDEKHRAWFCQRYEFYCRQVNSAAELEH, encoded by the coding sequence ATGAACCATAACGATATGTATTCAATGAATAATTTTGATTTCCTGGCACGTAGTTTCGCCAGGATGCGCGCGCAAGGCCATTCAGTTGATCTTCAGGCTATTGTCGGCAATATGGATGAGAAACATCGTGCATGGTTTTGCCAACGCTATGAGTTCTATTGTCGTCAGGTGAATAGCGCGGCCGAGTTAGAACACTAG
- the ygiD gene encoding 4,5-DOPA dioxygenase extradiol: MSRTRMPALFLGHGSPMNVLEDNIYTRAWHHLGETLPRPKAIVVISAHWFTRGTGVTAMEAPKTIHDFGGFPQALYDTHYPAPGSPELAQHLVELLAPVPVALDKEAWGFDHGSWGVLIKMYPDADIPMVQLSIDSTKPAAWHLEMGRKLASLRDEGIMLVASGNVVHNLRTARWHGESTPYPWAESFNDYVKANLSWKGPVEEHPLVNYLAHEGGSLSNPTAEHFLPLLYILGAWDGEEPITIPIEGLEMGSLSMLSVVVGAA, translated from the coding sequence ATGTCCCGTACCCGTATGCCAGCGTTGTTTTTAGGTCATGGTAGCCCGATGAACGTGCTGGAAGATAATATCTATACCCGCGCCTGGCACCATCTCGGCGAAACGCTGCCGCGGCCAAAAGCGATTGTGGTGATTTCCGCGCACTGGTTTACCCGCGGGACGGGAGTGACGGCGATGGAAGCGCCGAAAACCATCCATGACTTCGGCGGTTTCCCGCAGGCGCTGTACGACACTCATTATCCGGCTCCGGGCTCGCCAGAGTTGGCGCAGCATCTGGTTGAACTGCTGGCGCCGGTGCCGGTCGCGCTGGATAAAGAGGCATGGGGTTTTGACCACGGTTCGTGGGGCGTACTGATCAAGATGTATCCTGATGCGGATATTCCGATGGTTCAGCTCAGTATCGACAGCACCAAACCCGCGGCCTGGCATCTGGAGATGGGGCGTAAACTGGCATCGCTGCGTGATGAAGGCATTATGCTGGTGGCGAGCGGTAACGTGGTGCACAACCTGCGCACCGCGCGCTGGCATGGCGAAAGCACGCCGTATCCGTGGGCGGAATCGTTCAATGATTACGTGAAGGCGAACCTGAGCTGGAAAGGGCCGGTCGAAGAACACCCGTTGGTGAACTATCTGGCGCATGAAGGCGGATCGCTCTCTAACCCAACGGCCGAACACTTCCTGCCGTTGCTCTATATTCTGGGGGCGTGGGATGGCGAAGAACCGATAACTATCCCGATTGAAGGGCTGGAGATGGGGTCGCTCAGCATGCTGTCAGTGGTGGTGGGCGCGGCGTAA
- a CDS encoding inorganic triphosphatase produces MAQEIELKFIVAHDGVDALRQHLNTLDAKHTPAGQLLNIYYETADNWLRRHDMGLRIRGDQGRYEMTLKIAGRVVGGLHQRPEYNIPLEKAELALERLPTEVWPQGQLPAELAQNVQPLFSTDFAREKWVLNEGNSQIEVALDLGEVKAAEHQEAICELELELLSGDTADILALARRLLETGVLRQGSLSKAARGYQLAQGNEPRPVKPLTVLRVAAKASVEQGLEAALESALAHWLYHDEVWNGGNAAAKREIQQAMARVRHTLVLFGGIVPRKATALLRESLTAAEAALAEAESVGQALFNRETVRAKLQLTEWLVTRSWRAFLNDAGQKKIDGSFKRFADIQLSRAAAELKSIFLQVEDDYSDQLTRLAREIDSIQLLSSAYADVAESWLENWQEARHAIEHNDRSVIEYFRRQALAAEPFWLHSGKR; encoded by the coding sequence AAATCGAACTGAAATTTATCGTTGCCCACGACGGCGTTGACGCGCTGCGCCAGCATCTCAATACGCTGGATGCGAAGCACACGCCAGCAGGTCAGTTGCTGAATATTTACTACGAAACCGCCGATAACTGGCTGCGTCGGCACGACATGGGGCTGCGGATCCGCGGCGATCAGGGGCGCTATGAAATGACGCTGAAGATCGCGGGTCGGGTGGTGGGCGGACTGCATCAGCGTCCGGAATATAATATCCCGCTGGAAAAAGCGGAGCTGGCGCTGGAGCGCTTACCGACTGAAGTCTGGCCGCAAGGGCAACTGCCGGCTGAGCTGGCGCAGAATGTACAGCCGTTATTCAGCACCGATTTCGCCCGCGAAAAATGGGTGCTGAATGAAGGTAACAGCCAGATTGAGGTCGCCCTCGACCTTGGCGAAGTTAAAGCCGCTGAGCATCAGGAAGCAATTTGCGAACTGGAGCTGGAGCTGCTGAGCGGCGATACCGCCGATATTCTGGCACTGGCGCGCCGTTTGCTGGAGACCGGCGTGCTGCGTCAGGGTAGCCTGAGCAAGGCGGCGCGCGGTTATCAACTGGCGCAGGGTAACGAACCGCGCCCGGTTAAGCCGTTAACGGTATTGCGCGTGGCGGCGAAAGCCAGCGTTGAGCAGGGGCTGGAAGCAGCGCTGGAAAGCGCGCTGGCGCATTGGCTCTATCATGATGAGGTCTGGAACGGGGGGAATGCGGCCGCCAAACGTGAAATTCAGCAGGCGATGGCCCGCGTGCGCCATACGTTGGTGTTGTTTGGCGGCATCGTGCCGCGTAAAGCCACCGCGCTGCTGCGCGAATCGCTCACGGCAGCCGAAGCGGCGCTGGCTGAAGCGGAGAGCGTCGGGCAGGCGCTATTTAACCGCGAAACGGTGCGCGCCAAGCTGCAGCTGACTGAATGGCTGGTGACCCGGAGTTGGCGTGCCTTCCTCAACGACGCGGGGCAAAAGAAAATCGACGGCTCGTTCAAACGCTTTGCCGATATCCAGCTGTCGCGAGCGGCGGCAGAGCTGAAAAGCATCTTCCTGCAGGTGGAAGATGACTATAGCGATCAGCTGACACGTCTGGCGCGTGAAATCGATAGCATTCAGCTGCTTTCCAGCGCCTATGCCGATGTTGCCGAAAGCTGGCTGGAAAACTGGCAAGAAGCGCGCCACGCCATCGAGCATAATGATCGCAGCGTCATCGAATATTTCCGTCGTCAGGCACTGGCCGCGGAACCGTTCTGGCTGCATAGTGGAAAACGATAA
- a CDS encoding DUF1190 family protein: MKRTKNINHASFRKSWSARHLTPVALAVTAVFMLAGCEKTDETVSLYQNADDCSAANPSKAAECTTAYNNAVKEAARTAPKYASREDCVAEFGEGQCQQAPAQAGVAPENQAQAQSSGSFWMPLMAGYMMGRLMGGGMAAQQPLFSSKNPASPAYGQYTDASGKSYGAAQPGRTMNVPKTAMAPKPATTSTVTRGGFGESVAKQSTMQRSAAGSSSSSRSMGG; the protein is encoded by the coding sequence ATGAAACGGACAAAAAATATTAATCATGCGTCGTTCCGCAAAAGCTGGAGCGCCCGCCACCTGACGCCGGTCGCCCTGGCTGTGACCGCCGTATTTATGCTCGCCGGTTGTGAAAAAACGGACGAAACGGTTTCTCTGTATCAAAATGCCGATGACTGTTCGGCGGCAAACCCGAGTAAAGCCGCAGAGTGCACCACCGCTTACAACAACGCGGTGAAAGAAGCCGCGCGCACCGCGCCGAAATACGCCAGCCGTGAAGACTGCGTCGCCGAGTTTGGTGAAGGTCAGTGCCAGCAGGCGCCAGCTCAGGCAGGCGTTGCCCCGGAAAACCAGGCGCAGGCGCAAAGCAGCGGCAGCTTCTGGATGCCGCTGATGGCAGGCTACATGATGGGCCGCCTGATGGGCGGCGGTATGGCTGCGCAGCAACCGCTGTTTAGCTCGAAAAACCCGGCCAGCCCGGCTTACGGCCAGTACACTGACGCCAGCGGCAAGAGCTACGGCGCGGCGCAACCGGGTCGTACCATGAACGTGCCGAAAACCGCGATGGCGCCGAAACCGGCGACCACCTCTACCGTGACTCGCGGCGGCTTTGGCGAATCTGTCGCCAAACAATCGACGATGCAGCGTAGCGCCGCAGGCTCTAGCTCTTCTTCACGCTCGATGGGCGGCTAA
- the ribB gene encoding 3,4-dihydroxy-2-butanone-4-phosphate synthase: MNQTLLSSFGTAFERVEHALNALREGRGVMVLDDEDRENEGDMIFAAETMTVEQMALTIRHGSGIVCLCLTEDRRKQLDLPMMVENNTSAYGTGFTVTIEAAEGVTTGVSAADRVTTVRAAIADGAKPSDLNRPGHVFPLRAQPGGVMTRGGHTEATIDLVTLAGFKPAGVLCELTNDDGTMARAPECIKFAQQHNMAVVTIEDLVAYRREHDRKAS; this comes from the coding sequence ATGAATCAGACGCTCCTTTCTTCTTTTGGTACCGCTTTTGAACGTGTGGAACACGCTTTAAACGCACTGCGCGAAGGCCGCGGTGTGATGGTGCTTGATGATGAAGACCGTGAAAACGAAGGCGATATGATCTTCGCCGCCGAAACCATGACCGTTGAGCAAATGGCGCTGACCATTCGTCACGGCAGCGGCATTGTCTGCCTGTGCCTGACCGAAGACCGCCGCAAGCAGCTCGACCTGCCGATGATGGTTGAGAACAACACCAGCGCCTACGGCACTGGCTTTACCGTGACCATTGAAGCGGCAGAAGGCGTGACTACCGGTGTATCCGCCGCTGACCGCGTCACGACCGTACGCGCGGCGATTGCCGATGGCGCGAAACCATCCGACCTGAACCGTCCTGGCCACGTCTTCCCGCTGCGCGCGCAGCCGGGCGGCGTCATGACCCGTGGCGGTCATACTGAAGCGACTATCGATCTGGTCACCCTGGCGGGCTTCAAGCCGGCTGGCGTACTTTGTGAACTGACTAACGATGACGGCACCATGGCACGCGCGCCGGAGTGCATCAAGTTTGCGCAGCAGCACAACATGGCCGTCGTCACCATTGAAGATCTGGTGGCTTACCGCCGCGAGCACGATCGCAAAGCCAGCTAA
- the hldE gene encoding bifunctional D-glycero-beta-D-manno-heptose-7-phosphate kinase/D-glycero-beta-D-manno-heptose 1-phosphate adenylyltransferase HldE encodes MKVTLPEFERAGVLVVGDVMLDRYWYGPTSRISPEAPVPVVKVENIEERPGGAANVAMNIASLGATSRLVGLTGIDDAARALSKALADVKVKCDFVSVPTHPTITKLRVLSRNQQLIRLDFEEGFSGVDPQPMHERIQQALGSIGALVLSDYAKGALTSVQTMIKLARDAGVPVLIDPKGTEFERYRGATLLTPNLSEFEAVAGKCKDEAEIVERGMKIIAEFEFSALLVTRSEQGMTLLQPGRPPLHMPTQAQEVYDVTGAGDTVIGVLAATLAAGNTLEEACYFANAAAGVVVGKLGTSTVSPIELENAVRGRADTGFGVMNEDELKQAVAAARKRGEKVVMTNGVFDILHAGHVSYLANARKLGDRLIVAVNSDASTKRLKGETRPVNPLEQRMIVLGALEAVDWVVSFEEDTPQRLIAGILPDLLVKGGDYKPEQIAGSEEVWANGGEVLVLNFEDGCSTTNIIKKIQKDSDK; translated from the coding sequence ATGAAAGTAACGCTGCCAGAGTTTGAACGTGCAGGAGTGTTGGTGGTTGGCGATGTGATGCTGGACCGCTACTGGTACGGCCCGACTAGCCGTATTTCCCCGGAAGCCCCGGTGCCGGTGGTGAAGGTGGAAAATATCGAAGAACGCCCTGGCGGCGCGGCTAACGTGGCGATGAACATTGCTTCGCTCGGCGCGACTTCCCGTCTGGTCGGCCTGACCGGTATCGACGACGCCGCGCGTGCGCTGAGCAAAGCGCTGGCTGACGTGAAGGTGAAGTGCGATTTCGTGTCGGTGCCGACGCACCCGACGATCACCAAGCTGCGTGTGCTGTCGCGCAATCAGCAACTGATCCGCCTCGATTTTGAAGAGGGTTTCTCCGGGGTTGACCCGCAGCCAATGCACGAACGTATCCAGCAGGCGCTGGGTTCTATTGGCGCGCTGGTACTGTCAGACTACGCCAAAGGCGCGCTGACCAGCGTGCAGACCATGATTAAGCTTGCCCGCGATGCGGGCGTGCCGGTGCTGATTGACCCGAAAGGCACCGAATTTGAACGCTATCGTGGCGCGACGCTGCTAACGCCGAACCTCTCTGAATTCGAAGCGGTCGCCGGGAAGTGCAAAGACGAAGCCGAAATCGTGGAACGTGGGATGAAAATCATCGCCGAATTCGAGTTCTCCGCGCTGCTGGTGACGCGCTCTGAGCAGGGGATGACACTGCTGCAGCCGGGACGTCCGCCGCTGCATATGCCGACCCAGGCGCAGGAAGTGTATGACGTTACCGGCGCTGGCGACACGGTTATTGGCGTGCTGGCGGCCACGCTGGCGGCTGGTAATACGCTGGAAGAGGCCTGCTATTTCGCCAACGCGGCGGCTGGTGTCGTCGTCGGTAAGTTGGGGACTTCCACTGTTTCGCCAATCGAACTGGAAAACGCGGTGCGCGGTCGCGCCGATACCGGCTTTGGCGTGATGAACGAAGATGAGCTGAAACAGGCGGTTGCGGCGGCGCGTAAGCGCGGTGAAAAAGTGGTGATGACCAACGGCGTTTTTGACATTCTGCACGCCGGTCACGTCTCTTATCTGGCCAACGCGCGTAAGCTGGGCGATCGCCTGATTGTCGCGGTCAACAGCGATGCGTCGACTAAACGTCTGAAGGGGGAAACGCGCCCGGTGAACCCGCTGGAACAGCGGATGATCGTACTGGGGGCGCTGGAAGCCGTCGATTGGGTGGTCTCTTTCGAAGAAGATACCCCGCAGCGTTTGATTGCCGGGATCCTGCCGGATCTGCTGGTGAAAGGCGGCGATTATAAGCCGGAACAGATTGCCGGTAGCGAAGAGGTGTGGGCCAACGGCGGCGAAGTGCTGGTGCTCAATTTCGAAGATGGTTGCTCAACGACCAATATTATCAAGAAGATTCAGAAAGATAGCGACAAGTAA
- a CDS encoding accessory factor UbiK family protein: protein MIDPKKIEQIARQVHESMPKGLRDLGDDVEKKIRQVLQSQLTRLDLVSREEFDVQTQVLLRTREKLALLEQRISDLESRSTAPKGEEQQ from the coding sequence ATGATTGACCCGAAAAAAATTGAACAAATCGCCCGCCAGGTCCATGAATCGATGCCGAAAGGCCTTCGCGATCTTGGAGATGATGTAGAGAAGAAGATCCGTCAGGTGCTCCAGTCGCAGCTGACTCGCCTGGATCTGGTAAGCCGCGAAGAGTTCGACGTGCAGACGCAGGTTTTACTGCGCACCCGTGAGAAATTGGCTTTACTGGAGCAGCGGATTAGCGATCTGGAAAGCCGCTCAACCGCGCCGAAGGGCGAAGAGCAGCAATAA
- a CDS encoding glutathionylspermidine synthase family protein: protein MERISITERPDWREKATEYGFNFHTMYGEPYWSEEAYYKLTLAQVEKLEDVTAELHQMCLQVVEKVIASDELMAKFRIPKHTWGFVRQSWKTSQPSLYSRLDLAWDGVGEPKLLENNADTPTSLYEAAFFQWIWLEDQINAGQLPAGSDQFNSLQEKLIERFGELREQFGFQLLHMACCRDTVEDRGTVQYLQDCAAEAGIATEFLYVEDIGLGEKGQFTDLQDQVIGNLFKLYPWEFMLREMFSTKLEDAGVRWLEPAWKSIISNKALLPMLWEMFPNHPNLLAAYFSEDAHPELEKYVIKPIFSREGANVSIVENGKVVEAVEGPYGEEGTIVQEFYPLPKFGDSYTLIGSWLINDQPAGIGIREDRALITQDLSRFYPHIFVE from the coding sequence ATGGAAAGAATCAGCATTACCGAGCGTCCGGACTGGCGCGAGAAGGCAACCGAGTACGGCTTCAACTTTCACACCATGTACGGCGAGCCGTACTGGAGCGAAGAGGCCTACTACAAGCTGACGCTGGCGCAGGTTGAAAAGCTTGAGGACGTCACCGCCGAGCTGCATCAAATGTGCCTGCAGGTGGTCGAGAAAGTGATCGCCAGCGACGAGCTGATGGCCAAATTCCGCATTCCTAAACATACCTGGGGCTTCGTGCGCCAGTCGTGGAAAACCAGCCAGCCGTCGCTCTATTCGCGCCTCGATCTGGCCTGGGATGGCGTCGGCGAACCGAAACTCCTGGAGAACAATGCCGATACGCCAACTTCGTTGTACGAAGCGGCTTTCTTCCAGTGGATCTGGCTGGAAGATCAGATCAACGCCGGTCAGTTGCCTGCGGGCAGCGACCAGTTCAACAGCCTGCAGGAAAAGCTGATTGAGCGCTTCGGCGAGCTGCGCGAACAGTTTGGCTTCCAGCTGCTGCATATGGCGTGCTGCCGCGATACCGTTGAAGATCGCGGTACCGTGCAATATCTGCAGGACTGCGCGGCGGAAGCCGGAATCGCGACCGAGTTTCTGTACGTTGAGGACATCGGCCTTGGCGAAAAAGGGCAGTTCACCGACCTACAGGATCAGGTCATCGGCAACCTGTTCAAGCTCTACCCGTGGGAGTTCATGCTGCGGGAGATGTTCTCCACCAAACTGGAAGACGCTGGCGTACGCTGGCTGGAACCGGCGTGGAAGAGCATTATTTCCAACAAAGCGCTGCTGCCGATGCTGTGGGAGATGTTCCCGAACCACCCTAACCTGTTGGCGGCTTACTTCAGCGAAGATGCCCACCCGGAGCTGGAAAAGTACGTTATTAAGCCGATCTTCTCCCGCGAAGGCGCGAACGTCTCGATCGTCGAGAACGGCAAGGTGGTGGAAGCGGTAGAAGGCCCGTACGGCGAGGAAGGCACGATCGTACAGGAGTTTTATCCGCTGCCGAAATTCGGCGACAGCTATACGTTGATTGGCAGTTGGCTTATCAACGATCAACCTGCCGGGATCGGCATTCGTGAAGATCGGGCGCTGATCACCCAGGATCTTTCGCGTTTCTACCCGCACATTTTCGTCGAGTAA